In a genomic window of Nodosilinea sp. E11:
- the pdhA gene encoding pyruvate dehydrogenase (acetyl-transferring) E1 component subunit alpha, whose translation MVQERTLPQFQAPAAQITADEGLVLYEDMILGRYFEDKCAEMYYRGKMFGFVHLYNGQEAVSTGVIKALRSDDYVCSTYRDHVHALSAGVPAQNVMAELFGKETGCSRGRGGSMHLFSSEHNLLGGFAFIGEGIPVALGAAFQSRYRKDALKDPSADQVTACFFGDGTTNNGQFFECLNMAALWKLPILFVVENNKWAIGMAHERATSQPEIYKKAAVFGMPGVEVDGMDVMAVRAVAQEAVARARAGEGPTLIEALTYRFRGHSLADPDELRSKAEKEAWLARDPIKRFEAYLLEHSLVDEGALKEIRDRIQTRIDDALTFAEDSPEPSPDDLYKYIFAED comes from the coding sequence ATGGTTCAAGAACGGACATTGCCCCAATTTCAGGCTCCAGCGGCCCAAATTACTGCGGATGAGGGTCTGGTGCTCTACGAAGACATGATTCTAGGGCGCTATTTCGAGGATAAGTGCGCCGAGATGTACTACCGGGGCAAAATGTTTGGGTTTGTACACCTCTATAACGGTCAGGAAGCGGTTTCGACTGGGGTAATCAAGGCCCTGCGCTCCGACGACTATGTGTGCAGTACCTACCGTGACCACGTGCATGCGCTCAGTGCCGGGGTGCCCGCGCAGAATGTCATGGCGGAGCTGTTTGGCAAAGAGACCGGCTGTAGCCGGGGGCGGGGTGGCTCCATGCACCTATTTTCTAGTGAGCACAACCTCCTAGGGGGGTTCGCATTCATTGGCGAAGGGATTCCTGTGGCGCTGGGAGCTGCATTTCAGTCGCGCTACCGCAAAGATGCCCTGAAGGACCCCAGTGCCGACCAGGTAACCGCCTGCTTCTTTGGTGATGGCACCACCAACAACGGTCAGTTCTTTGAGTGCCTAAACATGGCCGCCCTGTGGAAGCTACCGATCTTATTTGTGGTGGAAAACAACAAGTGGGCGATCGGCATGGCCCATGAGCGGGCCACCTCCCAGCCCGAAATTTACAAAAAGGCGGCGGTGTTTGGTATGCCTGGGGTTGAAGTCGACGGCATGGATGTGATGGCGGTACGCGCCGTAGCCCAGGAAGCTGTAGCCCGAGCCCGAGCCGGAGAAGGTCCTACCCTGATCGAGGCCCTCACCTACCGCTTTAGAGGCCACAGTTTGGCTGACCCTGACGAGCTGCGATCGAAAGCCGAAAAAGAAGCTTGGCTAGCCCGTGACCCGATCAAGCGGTTTGAGGCTTACCTGCTTGAACACAGCCTGGTCGACGAGGGGGCACTGAAGGAAATTCGCGATCGCATCCAAACCCGCATCGACGACGCCCTCACCTTTGCTGAAGACAGCCCCGAGCCCAGCCCCGACGATCTCTATAAATATATCTTCGCTGAGGATTGA
- a CDS encoding caspase family protein, producing the protein MRLNRRAFLQQASLALGALGVGGTALLAGSNQYQQALAKPARRKLALLIGINAYPDRALDPGVAQDVALRGCLTDIDLQRQLLVHRFGFQPVDVVTLTNQEATRAGILTAIDEHLVQQAQADDVVVLHFSGYGSQVQVQGAAENSSLHLAWVTADSHLPSEDSPALADLLEAEVVARLAHLATPNLTTVIDAGSQDAGYLRWGNSRVRSRPTVPTGTFAALGDPSLPLGDPLTLPWPGLLLRAADTGRLVLESQWEGFSAGVFTYALTQSLWAGPPTPSTQALIQRAERYLQRWVGADQRPVVSDRLPARSGPGVYGLQPQSAGAEGVVLSSGSDRPLTLWLGGVPPQVLRYLQPGSQLEVTSPTGQTIPLRLESRLGLKSTAKPLASANLTLATLARQPVYERVRVLPQTIDLVVALDSQLKRVERVDATSALAGLPLVTAVTAGEKAADCLFGRLPTGPAPTLTAALPGATTAGPKPGINLPPESSYGLFAPNRTLLPGTMLAKEEAVKTAVNRLAPYLQTLLALKLVRLTENRASSQLAVAAVLETVQPQLRPLEVQTTERRLPEAWPLAIRQAQKSLATAGPLLLPRDSRIGYRIANTTAQALHLLWINFNSRGECTALVNLSEVNPEEDTDQIPAPRLLEAGQLLPQPRDGAGWAMPGSATWVEAYLILSTQPLDRCLAVLSGEPPSLDAGFRPVPKPLKLAQALLQDLSLDPNTEGKSAVQDAYALHHDRWTTLSFRYDIA; encoded by the coding sequence GTGAGACTGAATCGACGGGCGTTTTTGCAGCAGGCAAGTCTGGCCCTGGGGGCGCTGGGGGTGGGGGGCACGGCCCTGCTGGCCGGCTCAAACCAGTATCAGCAAGCGTTGGCTAAGCCCGCCCGTCGAAAACTCGCCCTGCTGATTGGCATTAATGCCTACCCCGATCGCGCCCTCGATCCTGGGGTGGCTCAAGACGTTGCCCTGCGGGGTTGCCTCACCGATATTGATCTCCAGCGACAGCTATTGGTCCATCGGTTTGGCTTTCAGCCGGTGGATGTGGTCACCCTGACTAACCAGGAAGCCACTCGCGCCGGCATTTTAACGGCGATTGACGAACACCTGGTGCAACAAGCCCAGGCCGATGACGTAGTGGTGCTGCACTTTAGTGGCTACGGCAGCCAGGTGCAGGTGCAGGGGGCGGCGGAGAACAGCTCCCTGCACCTGGCCTGGGTCACCGCAGACAGCCACTTACCCAGTGAAGACTCTCCGGCTTTGGCGGATCTGCTAGAAGCCGAAGTCGTAGCCCGCCTGGCTCACCTGGCCACGCCCAACCTGACCACCGTGATAGACGCCGGTAGCCAGGATGCCGGATATTTGCGCTGGGGTAACTCGCGGGTGCGATCGCGCCCCACAGTACCCACCGGCACGTTCGCTGCGCTGGGAGATCCCTCACTGCCCCTGGGCGATCCCTTGACTCTCCCCTGGCCAGGGCTATTGCTGCGGGCCGCCGATACAGGTCGACTAGTGCTAGAAAGCCAGTGGGAGGGCTTTAGCGCCGGGGTATTCACCTACGCCCTCACCCAAAGTCTGTGGGCGGGGCCGCCCACCCCATCGACCCAGGCTTTGATCCAGCGGGCCGAGCGATACCTCCAGCGGTGGGTAGGAGCCGATCAACGGCCAGTAGTGAGCGATCGCCTACCCGCTCGCAGTGGCCCCGGAGTCTATGGCCTTCAGCCGCAGTCAGCAGGGGCTGAAGGGGTGGTGCTGTCTAGCGGCAGCGATCGCCCTCTGACCCTATGGCTAGGAGGGGTGCCTCCCCAGGTGCTGCGCTATCTCCAGCCCGGGTCTCAGCTAGAAGTTACCTCTCCGACGGGCCAGACTATCCCCCTGCGCCTAGAGTCGCGGCTGGGACTCAAGAGCACAGCTAAACCCCTTGCATCCGCTAATCTAACCCTGGCCACCCTAGCTCGACAGCCCGTCTACGAACGGGTGCGGGTGCTGCCTCAAACCATTGATCTGGTGGTGGCCCTCGATAGCCAGCTCAAGCGGGTTGAGCGGGTTGACGCCACCAGCGCCCTGGCGGGTCTGCCCCTGGTTACAGCCGTGACCGCCGGAGAAAAAGCGGCCGACTGTCTGTTTGGTCGGTTGCCCACCGGCCCGGCCCCCACCCTTACCGCCGCGTTACCCGGTGCCACGACCGCTGGCCCTAAGCCAGGCATCAACCTGCCTCCTGAGAGCAGCTATGGGCTGTTTGCCCCCAATCGCACCCTGTTGCCCGGCACAATGCTGGCTAAAGAAGAGGCCGTTAAAACAGCCGTCAACCGGCTGGCCCCCTATCTACAAACCCTGCTAGCCCTAAAGCTGGTGCGCCTCACCGAAAACCGCGCTTCGTCCCAACTGGCAGTAGCGGCAGTGCTAGAGACCGTGCAGCCTCAGCTTCGCCCCCTGGAGGTACAGACTACCGAACGTCGTCTTCCTGAGGCCTGGCCCTTGGCAATTCGCCAGGCCCAAAAATCTCTGGCCACTGCTGGCCCCCTACTGCTGCCCCGAGACAGCCGGATTGGTTACCGCATTGCCAACACTACGGCCCAGGCCCTGCACCTGCTGTGGATCAACTTCAATAGCCGGGGAGAATGCACTGCCCTGGTCAATCTCTCCGAGGTCAACCCCGAGGAAGACACTGATCAAATCCCAGCCCCTAGGCTGCTGGAGGCAGGACAGCTGTTACCTCAACCCAGGGATGGTGCAGGCTGGGCCATGCCCGGATCAGCTACCTGGGTTGAGGCTTACCTGATTCTCAGCACCCAGCCCCTCGATCGTTGCCTGGCCGTTCTGAGTGGTGAACCGCCATCCTTAGATGCGGGCTTTCGCCCTGTCCCTAAGCCTCTAAAGTTAGCCCAGGCGCTCCTCCAAGACCTCAGCCTAGATCCCAACACCGAGGGTAAGTCTGCCGTCCAAGACGCCTATGCCCTGCATCACGATCGCTGGACAACCCTGAGCTTTCGCTACGACATTGCTTAA
- the sat gene encoding sulfate adenylyltransferase, producing MTLQKDGIAPHGGTLIDRLVAPDKTAVYLDQADTLPRVSLDERAFSDLVMIAIGGFSPLEGFMKKADYDTVVTDMRLANGLPWAIPVTLSVDEAIAAPLKEGSLVRLDDPSGRFVGVLELEEKYTYDKAHEAINVYRTDEDKHPGVKVVYEQGAVNLAGPVWLMQRDPHPLFPTYQVDPAASRAMFRDRNWKTVVGFQTRNPIHRAHEYIQKCALETVDGLFLHPLVGATKSDDIPADVRMRCYEIMMEHYFPQERVILAINPSAMRYAGPREAIFHALIRKNYGCTHFIVGRDHAGVGDYYGTYDAQYIFDEFEPAELGIVPMKFEHAFYCTRTGGMATSKTSPSTKEERIHLSGTKVREMLRRGELPPPEFSRPEVAAELAKAMQVAEAVS from the coding sequence ATGACTCTACAAAAAGACGGCATTGCCCCCCACGGCGGCACCCTGATCGATCGCCTGGTGGCCCCCGACAAAACAGCAGTTTATTTAGACCAAGCCGATACCCTGCCTCGGGTCAGCCTGGATGAGCGGGCTTTTTCTGATCTGGTGATGATTGCCATTGGCGGCTTTAGCCCCCTAGAGGGCTTCATGAAGAAAGCTGACTACGATACCGTAGTCACCGACATGCGCCTGGCCAACGGCTTACCCTGGGCAATTCCGGTGACGCTATCGGTGGATGAGGCGATCGCCGCCCCCTTGAAAGAGGGCAGTCTGGTGCGCCTCGACGACCCCAGCGGCCGCTTTGTCGGGGTGCTAGAGCTAGAAGAAAAATACACCTACGACAAGGCCCATGAGGCGATCAATGTCTACCGCACCGACGAAGACAAGCACCCTGGCGTCAAGGTGGTCTACGAACAGGGGGCAGTGAATTTGGCGGGACCGGTGTGGCTCATGCAGCGCGATCCCCATCCTCTGTTCCCCACCTACCAGGTCGATCCGGCGGCATCGCGGGCCATGTTTCGCGATCGCAACTGGAAGACCGTTGTTGGTTTCCAAACCCGCAACCCCATCCACCGCGCCCACGAGTACATCCAAAAGTGCGCCCTAGAAACCGTCGATGGCCTATTTTTGCATCCGCTGGTGGGGGCCACCAAATCCGACGATATCCCCGCCGATGTGCGTATGCGCTGCTACGAAATTATGATGGAGCACTACTTCCCCCAGGAGCGAGTGATTCTTGCGATCAATCCCTCCGCAATGCGCTACGCTGGGCCTAGGGAAGCCATTTTCCATGCGCTTATTCGCAAGAACTATGGCTGCACCCACTTCATTGTGGGCCGTGACCACGCTGGGGTAGGCGATTACTATGGCACCTACGACGCTCAGTACATCTTTGATGAGTTTGAGCCAGCGGAGTTGGGCATTGTGCCGATGAAGTTTGAGCATGCTTTCTACTGCACCCGCACCGGGGGGATGGCGACGTCTAAAACCAGCCCTAGCACGAAGGAAGAGCGCATTCACCTGTCCGGTACTAAAGTGCGTGAAATGCTGCGTCGGGGCGAGCTACCCCCGCCTGAGTTTTCGCGGCCCGAAGTAGCCGCAGAATTGGCTAAAGCCATGCAGGTGGCTGAAGCCGTTAGCTAA
- a CDS encoding alpha-ketoacid dehydrogenase subunit beta: MAETLLFNALREAIDEEMGRDDTVFVLGEDVGVYGGSYKVTKDLYDKYGELRVLDTPIAENSFTGMAVGAAMTGLRPIIEGMNMGFLLLAFNQIANNAGMLRYTSGGNFKIPMVIRGPGGVGRQLGAEHSQRLEAYFQAVPGLKIVACSTPYNAKGLLKAAIRDDNPVLFFEHVLLYNLKEDLPNHEYVVPLDKAEIVRPGKDVTILTYSRMRHHVTQAVKGLEKKGIDPEVIDLISLKPLDFDTIGASIKKTHRVIIVEECMKTGGIGAEIIASINDRYFDELDAPVVRLSSQDIPTPYNGKLETLTIVQPKQIEAAVENMVALNV; the protein is encoded by the coding sequence ATGGCAGAAACTCTCCTATTCAACGCCCTGCGCGAGGCCATCGACGAAGAGATGGGCCGCGACGACACCGTCTTTGTGCTGGGCGAAGACGTCGGCGTCTACGGCGGCTCTTACAAAGTCACCAAAGACCTTTATGACAAATACGGCGAGCTGCGCGTGCTCGACACCCCGATCGCCGAAAACAGCTTCACCGGCATGGCTGTCGGGGCCGCCATGACCGGCCTGCGCCCGATCATCGAAGGCATGAACATGGGCTTCTTGCTGCTGGCTTTTAACCAAATTGCCAACAATGCGGGCATGTTGCGCTACACCTCCGGCGGCAACTTCAAAATTCCTATGGTGATTCGCGGGCCGGGGGGGGTGGGTCGTCAGCTAGGAGCCGAGCACTCTCAGCGCCTGGAGGCCTACTTCCAGGCCGTGCCGGGGTTGAAGATCGTGGCCTGCTCTACCCCCTACAACGCCAAGGGACTGCTTAAAGCCGCCATCCGCGACGACAACCCGGTGCTGTTCTTTGAGCATGTGCTGCTCTACAACCTGAAAGAAGATCTGCCCAACCACGAGTACGTGGTGCCCCTCGACAAAGCCGAGATTGTGCGCCCCGGCAAAGACGTCACTATTCTCACCTACTCGCGCATGCGCCACCACGTCACCCAGGCGGTGAAGGGCCTAGAGAAAAAAGGCATTGACCCCGAGGTGATTGACCTCATCTCCCTCAAGCCCCTTGACTTCGACACCATCGGCGCGTCGATCAAAAAGACCCACCGCGTGATTATCGTCGAAGAATGCATGAAAACCGGCGGCATTGGGGCCGAAATCATTGCCTCAATTAACGATCGCTACTTTGACGAACTCGATGCTCCGGTAGTGCGCCTGTCTTCCCAAGACATCCCCACCCCCTACAACGGTAAGCTAGAGACATTGACCATTGTGCAACCCAAACAAATTGAGGCCGCCGTCGAAAACATGGTCGCCCTTAACGTCTAG
- the secF gene encoding protein translocase subunit SecF — protein sequence MKLNIIQQRSLWWAVSGLLVLASLVAMALSWQQFGAPLNPGLDFVGGTRLQLSRTCTISETCTEPIDLTEVRQVLSQQGLDSSSLQILGQDQQVLSIRTRNLDVEERATLQSALDEAIGPFDASSTQIDSVGPVIGRQLLSSGLLALLVSFAGIVIYLSLRFKIDYALLAILALLHDVAITVGAFAVLGLVLGVEVDSLFIVSLLTIVGFSVNDTVVIYDRIRENSKLHPGTHINDIVDSAVNQTLGRSINTSLTTVLPLVAIVVFGGQTLKYFALALIIGFLAGAYSSIFVASSLLALWRERSGQAYTDMALASSDDTSPPESFS from the coding sequence ATGAAGCTCAACATCATTCAGCAGCGAAGTCTGTGGTGGGCCGTATCGGGGCTGCTGGTATTAGCTAGTTTGGTAGCCATGGCGCTGTCGTGGCAGCAGTTCGGGGCACCCCTGAATCCGGGCCTTGACTTTGTGGGCGGCACCCGCCTACAGCTCAGCCGCACCTGTACCATCAGCGAGACCTGTACCGAACCAATTGATCTGACCGAGGTGCGCCAGGTGCTCAGCCAACAGGGGCTAGACTCCAGCAGCCTGCAAATTTTGGGCCAAGATCAGCAGGTGCTCTCAATTCGCACCCGCAACCTAGATGTGGAGGAACGGGCCACCCTGCAAAGCGCCCTTGACGAAGCCATTGGCCCCTTTGACGCCAGTTCAACCCAGATTGACTCGGTGGGGCCGGTGATTGGGCGGCAGCTTCTATCGTCGGGCCTACTAGCCCTGCTGGTGTCCTTTGCAGGCATTGTGATCTACCTCAGCCTGCGGTTTAAGATTGACTATGCACTGCTGGCCATCCTAGCCCTGCTGCACGATGTAGCCATCACCGTAGGAGCGTTCGCGGTGCTGGGTCTGGTGCTGGGAGTCGAGGTCGATAGCCTATTTATTGTGTCGCTGCTGACCATTGTGGGCTTCTCAGTGAACGACACGGTGGTGATTTACGATCGCATTCGCGAGAATAGCAAGCTGCACCCTGGCACCCACATCAACGACATTGTCGACAGCGCCGTTAACCAAACCCTGGGGCGATCGATCAATACCTCCCTCACCACGGTGCTACCCCTAGTGGCGATCGTGGTGTTTGGCGGCCAAACTCTAAAATATTTTGCCCTAGCGCTAATTATTGGTTTTTTGGCCGGGGCTTACTCCAGCATTTTTGTGGCCAGTTCGCTGCTCGCCCTGTGGCGAGAGCGCAGTGGTCAGGCCTATACAGACATGGCCCTCGCCTCATCCGACGACACCTCGCCGCCTGAGAGCTTTAGCTAA
- the secD gene encoding protein translocase subunit SecD has protein sequence MAKYRAWLGVILALTIAAVVIISQIPTRLGLDLRGGSQLTIQVQPTEAIPTITEREMEAVQTVVEGRVNGLGVSEAIVQQLGNNQLLVQLPGVSDPQQAERVLGGTAQLEFRAQRAGTEQQLAIENQVLQGHLGELAAIQATLPSETTVDAETQARIDRLQADIAGSEAAIANLFEPSTLGGDQLTDAIARPTSGTLWEVVIQFNNQGGNAFAELSRAIAGTGRSIGIFLDNRLLSAPTVNVQYAETGITGGSAVISGNFTAESARDLEIQLRGGALPLPVEVVENRTVGPTLGRDSIQRSLYAGIVGLVLVLIFMAVYYRLPGILADLSLVIYALLTWAAFNLLGVTLTLPGIAGFILSIGMAVDANVLIFERTREELRSGKTLYRSVESGFYRAFSSILDSNVTTLISCLALFYFGAGLVKGFALTLAIGVIISMFTALTCSRTLLFLAISLPQFRRPNLFCPGLTTVRP, from the coding sequence ATGGCAAAATATCGAGCTTGGCTAGGGGTTATTTTGGCGCTCACCATCGCCGCTGTGGTGATCATTAGCCAAATTCCCACCCGACTGGGGTTAGACCTGCGAGGCGGCTCTCAGCTCACCATTCAGGTGCAACCCACCGAGGCCATTCCCACTATCACCGAGCGGGAAATGGAGGCGGTGCAAACCGTGGTTGAGGGCCGCGTCAACGGCCTGGGCGTCTCAGAGGCAATCGTGCAGCAGTTAGGCAACAATCAGCTGCTGGTACAGCTGCCCGGCGTTAGCGACCCCCAGCAGGCAGAGCGGGTGCTGGGGGGCACAGCACAGCTGGAGTTCCGTGCCCAACGGGCGGGCACCGAACAGCAACTCGCGATCGAAAACCAGGTGCTGCAAGGTCACCTGGGCGAGTTGGCCGCAATTCAGGCTACCCTGCCCTCAGAAACAACCGTAGATGCTGAAACCCAGGCCCGCATTGATCGGCTTCAGGCCGATATCGCCGGTAGTGAAGCCGCCATTGCCAACCTGTTTGAGCCCAGCACCCTGGGAGGAGATCAGCTGACCGATGCGATCGCCCGCCCCACCAGCGGCACTCTTTGGGAAGTGGTGATTCAGTTCAATAACCAGGGCGGCAACGCCTTCGCCGAACTCAGTCGAGCCATTGCCGGTACCGGGCGCAGCATCGGCATCTTTCTCGACAACCGCCTGCTGAGCGCCCCTACGGTCAACGTGCAGTACGCTGAAACCGGTATTACCGGCGGCAGTGCGGTGATTTCCGGCAACTTTACCGCCGAGTCGGCCCGCGACCTCGAAATTCAGCTGCGGGGCGGTGCCCTGCCCCTGCCGGTAGAAGTGGTTGAAAACCGCACCGTTGGCCCTACCTTGGGCCGCGATAGCATTCAGCGCAGCCTCTACGCTGGCATTGTTGGCCTGGTGCTTGTACTAATTTTCATGGCGGTGTACTACCGCCTGCCGGGCATCCTGGCCGATTTGTCGCTGGTTATCTATGCCCTACTCACCTGGGCCGCCTTTAATCTGCTGGGGGTGACCCTCACCCTGCCGGGTATTGCCGGGTTTATTCTCAGTATTGGCATGGCCGTCGATGCCAACGTGCTGATTTTTGAGCGCACCCGCGAAGAGCTGCGATCGGGCAAAACCCTGTATCGGTCAGTAGAATCGGGGTTTTATCGCGCCTTTTCCAGCATTTTAGACAGCAATGTGACCACGCTGATCTCATGCCTCGCACTGTTTTATTTTGGGGCTGGATTGGTGAAAGGGTTTGCCCTCACTCTGGCCATTGGCGTCATCATCAGCATGTTTACAGCCCTGACCTGTAGTCGTACCCTGCTGTTTTTGGCCATTAGCCTGCCCCAGTTCCGGCGGCCAAATCTGTTTTGCCCCGGTTTAACCACCGTTCGCCCCTAG
- a CDS encoding IMS domain-containing protein: MQIPLDYYRILGLPIQATADQLKQAHRDRGLQLPRREFSTAAIEARKQLIDDAYSVLSNPDRRRDYDSKFLASAYTVDMAPEPLLEARNSGLEVSADLGEAALRSLATEPGGSEAQSSKIEIESDQLVGALLLLLELGEYEQVLQLGQPQLSNPYASADGGMPPPDSAQADVVLTLALACLELGREQWQQRQYEVAAESLQTGHELLARGNHFPNLRAEIQTELYKLRPYRVLELLARPLDQTRERRQGIKLLKAMLEDRGGIEGTEDDLSGLAIDDFLRFIQQLRDYLTASEQQELFEHEARRPSPVATYLTVYALLARGFARHQPALVRRAKQLLLRLGAQQDVHLEQAVCALLLGQTEEANRALEMSQEYEPLAYIREHSRQSPDLLPGLCLYAERWLKDELFPHFRDFKNQEATLKDYFADAQVQAYLETMPTGPTEARSPQFPATATAPPGTDQYANVHYSDDQYSETRYADGQYLGPQYSGTQYSSAQVPTIEGSLPIGAPTMPSPPASRRDEGPNQRSKASYGNGSNGYNGNGYTSSADAAPSHNGNGNGRLGPAALQDEQADPTPPDFRRAALHDENLSVAERVAQLSPEGKMAGAGIARDADSKREAPKRGALKREVSKREVSKRGAPKPSDRAAAPRERRASASDPGTLAPGQAFSSENAELRRDRPAAPRWGRLALVGLAGIVGVGILGFGTMRALGWVAGVFSGPRISGQPLAIRLDQPAFEIPDAPPAPTEIGVNDMAGRVINEWLEIKRGALGESYQGDRLDDILLEPVLTQWRRRADAAAAESWYWEYEHTVEIESVSPDDPTADQLQAIALVSEQARLFEFGVENTSAAYNDTLRMQYDLVRQDGKWFVQGMSKLADAN; encoded by the coding sequence GTGCAAATTCCGTTAGACTACTACCGAATTCTGGGGTTGCCCATTCAGGCGACCGCTGACCAGCTAAAGCAGGCCCACCGCGATCGGGGCTTGCAGCTGCCCCGGCGCGAATTCTCTACCGCCGCCATTGAGGCTCGTAAGCAGCTCATCGATGATGCTTACAGCGTTTTATCTAACCCCGATCGCCGCCGCGACTACGACAGTAAGTTTCTCGCCAGCGCCTACACCGTCGATATGGCCCCCGAGCCGTTGCTAGAAGCACGGAATTCGGGCCTGGAGGTGAGCGCCGATTTGGGGGAGGCCGCGCTCCGGTCGCTGGCCACCGAACCCGGCGGTAGCGAAGCTCAAAGCTCAAAAATTGAGATTGAGAGCGATCAACTGGTTGGGGCCTTGCTGCTGCTGCTCGAATTAGGAGAATACGAGCAGGTGCTTCAGCTGGGGCAACCTCAGCTCAGCAACCCCTATGCCAGTGCCGATGGGGGTATGCCCCCCCCGGACTCCGCTCAAGCTGACGTAGTGCTCACCCTGGCCCTGGCCTGTCTAGAACTAGGGCGCGAGCAGTGGCAGCAGCGCCAGTACGAAGTTGCCGCCGAATCGCTCCAAACCGGCCATGAACTGCTGGCCCGTGGCAACCATTTTCCCAATCTGCGGGCCGAAATTCAAACCGAACTGTATAAGCTGCGCCCTTACCGTGTCCTAGAACTGCTGGCTCGTCCCCTCGACCAAACTCGCGAACGCCGCCAGGGCATTAAGCTGCTCAAGGCCATGCTTGAGGACCGGGGCGGCATTGAGGGTACTGAAGACGATCTCTCTGGGCTTGCGATCGATGACTTTTTGCGGTTTATTCAGCAGCTGCGCGACTACCTCACTGCCTCTGAACAGCAGGAGCTGTTTGAGCACGAAGCTCGTCGGCCCTCTCCGGTGGCCACCTACCTAACGGTCTATGCGCTGCTAGCGCGGGGCTTTGCCCGCCACCAGCCCGCCTTGGTGCGCCGCGCCAAACAGCTGTTGCTCCGCCTCGGTGCCCAGCAGGATGTGCACCTAGAGCAGGCGGTGTGTGCCCTGCTCTTAGGCCAAACTGAGGAGGCCAACCGCGCCTTGGAAATGAGCCAGGAGTACGAACCTCTGGCGTACATCCGCGAGCACTCTCGCCAGTCGCCCGACCTACTGCCGGGGTTGTGCCTCTATGCCGAGCGCTGGCTGAAGGACGAGCTATTTCCCCACTTTCGCGACTTCAAAAACCAGGAGGCCACCCTCAAGGACTACTTTGCCGACGCCCAAGTGCAGGCCTACCTCGAAACCATGCCCACTGGCCCGACGGAGGCCCGCTCACCCCAGTTTCCGGCCACTGCTACCGCCCCACCAGGGACAGATCAATACGCTAACGTTCACTATTCAGATGACCAGTACTCAGAGACTCGCTATGCAGACGGCCAGTACTTAGGCCCTCAGTATTCCGGCACCCAGTATTCCAGCGCTCAGGTGCCGACTATTGAGGGGTCGTTGCCCATTGGTGCACCCACTATGCCCTCTCCTCCTGCCTCCCGTCGGGATGAGGGTCCCAATCAGCGTTCTAAGGCCTCCTATGGCAATGGCAGCAATGGCTATAACGGGAATGGCTATACCTCCTCTGCCGATGCTGCCCCAAGCCACAACGGCAACGGCAACGGTCGCCTAGGGCCGGCAGCTCTACAAGATGAGCAAGCTGATCCCACTCCCCCCGATTTTCGTCGTGCCGCGCTACACGACGAAAATCTATCGGTGGCCGAGCGGGTGGCCCAACTCTCGCCCGAAGGTAAGATGGCCGGGGCGGGCATAGCTCGTGATGCTGACTCCAAGCGCGAGGCTCCCAAGCGCGGGGCTCTCAAGCGCGAGGTCTCTAAGCGTGAAGTCTCTAAGCGGGGAGCCCCTAAGCCATCAGACAGAGCAGCGGCGCCTCGGGAGCGGCGTGCTTCTGCCTCAGACCCTGGAACGCTAGCCCCAGGACAGGCGTTCTCGTCCGAAAATGCTGAGCTTCGCCGCGATCGCCCCGCTGCGCCCCGCTGGGGGCGGCTGGCCTTAGTGGGATTGGCTGGCATAGTAGGCGTAGGAATTTTGGGGTTTGGCACCATGCGCGCCCTAGGTTGGGTCGCCGGTGTTTTTAGTGGTCCTCGCATTTCGGGTCAGCCCTTGGCTATCCGCCTCGATCAGCCTGCTTTTGAGATTCCTGATGCCCCACCCGCTCCCACCGAAATTGGGGTTAACGACATGGCGGGCCGCGTGATCAACGAATGGTTGGAGATCAAGCGCGGAGCCTTGGGCGAAAGCTACCAGGGCGATCGCCTTGACGATATTTTGTTAGAGCCGGTGCTGACCCAGTGGCGTCGCCGGGCCGATGCTGCTGCTGCCGAGAGCTGGTACTGGGAGTATGAGCACACCGTTGAAATCGAGTCGGTTAGCCCTGACGACCCCACCGCTGACCAGCTCCAGGCCATTGCCCTGGTGTCTGAGCAGGCCCGGCTGTTTGAATTTGGAGTCGAAAACACCAGCGCCGCCTACAATGACACCTTGAGAATGCAGTATGACCTGGTGCGCCAAGATGGCAAATGGTTTGTGCAGGGCATGAGCAAGCTAGCCGACGCCAACTAG